CTGCAACTCCTGCCCGCCGCGGCACCCTATTTCCTTGAAGAGATACTTTACGTCGCGCGTGTATTCGTTTTTAACCGTAGGGGCAAACACGCCGTATTGATCCTTTGCCGGATCGAACGGCTTATGTGTCAGCCATACCGAATGTTCAAGCGAGTGATCCATAGTAAGCTCTATTCGCGTCGGTAATGCCTCGTAAACGGTCGGAAACAAGGCAACCCATGCCAGACCAGCCCAAAGCAGTTTACTTCGAAATACCGGCTTTAACGACTGGCGTGATATCTTCATGCCCATCCCCCACAACACATTGTTTGACAAGCACTACCCCATCCTGCTCTGAAATGATGGTGTTGACCTTTTCGGCAATAGCATTGTGTTTCTCAACAAAAGCCTCTTTTGTCATATTCCCATCGAGTACGCTCTTGATGTCGTTTTTGCGTTCATCTTCAAGCACGCTCACGAGGTCCACAGTTTTGATCTGCGGCGCAATATATTTCTTGGTCAGAAACATCGTCGCCGCATTGGATAGCAACACCAGCATCACTACCGCACCCCATTCTTTCTTATTCATCGATTAAAACCTCCGTCGCTGAATTTAATCGGAGGCTTCGCAAGCCCCCTGGTAAAATCAGGCGCGTTTTTCCCCGGTCAAAACGACGAGAAAATCCTTGCCGTCCTTCGATGGGCTGACCTCGACGCTGACCGCCTCAAAACCTTCGGGGAGCGCTTTTTTCGCATCCACGATCATCCCCTCACAAAGCGCCTCGACGCCGTTCAGCTCGTTATCGACGATATCGATTGCCGCCTTCACAAACCCGATATTGCGGGCTTCGAGGACAACACATTTTGTGTCGGAAATTGGAACTACCTTTGCCATATACATCTCCGTAATGATTTCGATGGGTTATCAAACGATAACTCCACGACACGCAGGGCGCAATGTGTGGGGAGGCGGCCTACACCGCACCCTGCTTGCCGTAGAGTTTCATTGATTCATCTGACAATATGTATAACGCCCTCACCATGATTTTTTGGTGAGAGAGTGAATTTTTAGGATTTATTACCCTGAATCTTTTCAACAGCCTCAAGATATGTAAGACCATCTCTTTTGACAAGCTGCTCGATTCGATCGCGCAGTTCAGAGTCGGTAAATAGAAGGACTTTGTGGAAATCGTCAAGAAGAATCCGTGCCTTGGCGATTACGTTCTCGCTGATCAGCATTGTCTCCCCATACTCCCCTTTTGCGGGGCTGATGCTGTCCATCATTGCTTCCTCGTACTGGGAAAGGTTGAAGAAGTTGGAGTTTTTGATCGCCTGCCGCGACGTTGCCGTTTGCATCATCATGAATTTCCAAAACGAGTTCTGGACGATAACACGACCGGCGCGGGAAATTGTATCCCCTCCGTAAAAGTCCTCAAACCCCTGAGTACCAAGGATCATTGCAGCACCGTGTTTTCGGAATCGCCGATACGCCTGCTCGATAAACAGGTCGATGTGCGGGGATTTTCCAAGGAATTTGTGCGCCTCATCGATGACAACGATATGCTTCTGTCCTGGGTGTGCCTTTTCGGCCAGATAAATCTCTTTTGAGATGTGGAACGTCAAAAGCATCAATGCCGGGTCGCGCAGATCCGGAATGTTCTCAAGGGTATCATTCTCCATACATACGATCCGAGAATGGAAATTGACCGTACTCTTGCCATTGAAAAACGCCCCATACTGCCCTGTCGAGCGATACGGCGTCATTGTCTGAATGAAGTCGAGCATCCTTGGATCCTCTCCGCCCGGACCGCTAGACAGAAATTCAAGAACCGTATCGATGCAACTCTCTGTCCCATATTTGTCGTAGCTGCCTTTAATAGCATTCTCAAGGAAAGATTTCATCAGCTTCTCAAGCTGCTCTGAAAGCGTTTTTTCCCGTGGAAGCCCCATTAAAAGGAAGAAGTCAATGAGGAATTCGAGATATTCGGCAAGAACCTCTTTGTCCTCAATGTGTGAGAACGGATTGAGGCAGAGCGGATCTTCCTTTTTGAGCTCGATAAACTGCCCTCCAAAGGAATAGGTCCATTTTTCATAGGAACGTCCGATGTCGATAATCCAAATCTGGTCATTGCAGTGGTAGTATGATTCTACCAGCCATTCCAAGAAGACCGATTTCCCTGAGCCAGTCATACCGATGACGAAACTGTTGTAACCGCCTGTCGGGTTTGCGAAGAGATCAAATCCCATCAACTGGCCGCGAGGAGAAATGAACGGAACTTTAAAACCATTCCCTTTCCAGTCCGAACTCACCGGA
This sequence is a window from Sulfuricurvum sp. IAE1. Protein-coding genes within it:
- a CDS encoding TrbI F-type domain-containing protein; this translates as MNKKEWGAVVMLVLLSNAATMFLTKKYIAPQIKTVDLVSVLEDERKNDIKSVLDGNMTKEAFVEKHNAIAEKVNTIISEQDGVVLVKQCVVGDGHEDITPVVKAGISK